From Vitis vinifera cultivar Pinot Noir 40024 chromosome 14, ASM3070453v1, a single genomic window includes:
- the LOC100242661 gene encoding F-box protein At1g55000 has translation MGCCGDEEEEFLKHLMPNFSETLTLGSTFQASTSGDSDAVISAMNSHFSALTCQDVLRGIFERLPVADLARASCVCRVWNLVASDRGIQVRAFRAPWKLKDVVGIPSSGSFWRDDSLGKFAISHRLVRGDSVASLAVKYSVQVMDIKRLNNMMSDHGIYSRERLLIPVSKPDILINAICYIELDSYAKREVAVLYLEGGPDKKLNSLLNKVSSEQGRRRVIESLKRSMQIDDGTAQYYLSISNGDPRAAISEFSEDLRWERHAGLS, from the exons ATGGGATGTTGCGGCGATGAAGAAGAGGAATTCCTCAAACACCTCATGCCCAACTTCTCTGAAACCCTAACCTTAGGCTCCACCTTCCAAGCATCCACTTCCGGCGACTCCGACGCCGTCATTTCTGCGATGAACTCGCACTTCTCGGCCCTCACCTGCCAGGACGTCCTCAGGGGCATTTTCGAGAGGCTTCCGGTTGCCGATCTAGCTCGGGCGAGTTGCGTGTGCCGAGTCTGGAACTTGGTGGCCTCGGACAGAGGGATCCAGGTTCGAGCTTTTAGGGCTCCGTGGAAATTGAAGGACGTGGTTGGAATTCCGAGCTCCGGAAGCTTCTGGAGAGATGATAGTCTTGGAAAATTTGCAATCTCTCATCGGTTGGTGCGCGGTGACTCTGTTGCTAGCCTTGCCGTGAAATACTCTGTTCAG GTTATGGACATAAAACGTTTAAACAACATGATGAGTGATCATGGCATATACTCGAGGGAGAGGTTACTGATCCCTGTAAGCAAACCAGATATTCTTATCAATGCCATCTGCTACATAGAGCTGGATTCCTATGCAAAAAGGGAAGTAGCGGTGCTGTATCTGGAAGGTGGGCCTGACAAAAAGCTCAACTCTTTGTTGAATAAGGTCTCCTCTGAGCAAGGCAGGAGAAGGGTAATTGAGTCCTTGAAGAGAAGCATGCAAATAGATGATGGAACTGCCCAATACTACTTGTCTATATCAAATGGTGACCCTCGAGCTGCAATCTCAGAATTCTCTGAAGACCTTAGGTGGGAAAGGCATGCAGGCCTGTCCtag
- the LOC100264948 gene encoding protein AUXIN RESPONSE 4, with protein sequence MAIITEEIDENPRSKPTRETPKPTHKTPKPPPTSTSPNPFSFWFYFTLSVSLATFLFSSLPSLSPQDPKSWFLSLPTNLRHHYSKGRIIKVQTDAHHPPFEVFTVQEGAKASENVVIVHGLGSSSYAFRNVIQFLGSRGVHAVGVDLPGSGFSDKSVLVEEMGDGGVLGRFSEVYSLIQEKGFFWAFDHLVETGQMPYEEIQIQVSKRKSVKVLELGPEEMGRVLGQVIDSLGLAPVHLVLHDSALGIYANWVSENSGVVRSVTLVDTMLGASALPLWPLGVPVVREVVLGFEFVFARLLNLCCVRKIPISDVEAHRVLLKGRDGARAVVGTWKKLNSSFDLQEWGDSEGLKGLPVQVLWSSGWSKEWSEGGRKVADALPHATFITHSGSRWPQEDAADELAENILRFVSSLPKSVRQVEEEPVPEHIQKMLDEAQGGDHHHHHHHHDHGAHGHAHDHSDGYMNAYGLGHGWAS encoded by the exons ATGGCGATCATAACTGAAGAAATCGACGAAAACCCTCGTTCTAAACCGACCCGCGAAACCCCTAAACCAACCCATAAAACCCCCAAACCACCCCCAACGTCAACCTCACCAAATCCATTCTCCTTCTGGTTTTACTTCACTCTCTCAGTTTCTCTTGCCACTTTCCTCTTCTcctctcttccttctctctctccccaaGATCCCAAATCATGGTTCCTCTCTCTCCCCACCAACCTCCGCCACCACTACTCCAAGGGTCGAATCATCAAGGTCCAGACCGACGCACACCATCCCCCATTTGAAGTCTTCACGGTCCAAGAAGGCGCCAAAGCATCTGAGAATGTAGTGATCGTTCACGGTTTGGGGTCTAGTTCGTATGCCTTTCGCAATGTTATCCAATTTTTGGGGTCCAGAGGGGTTCATGCTGTTGGTGTTGATCTCCCTGGTTCTGGGTTTTCTGATAAATCGGTGTTGGTGGAGGAAATGGGAGATGGTGGGGTTTTAGGGAGGTTTTCGGAGGTTTATAGTCTTATTCAAGAAAAGGGCTTCTTTTGGGCTTTTGATCATCTTGTTGAAACTGGGCAGATGCCATATGAGGAAATTCAGATTCAGGTTTCCAAGAGAAAGAGTGTTAAAGTATTGGAATTGGGCCCTGAAGAAATGGGTAGGGTTTTGGGCCAGGTGATAGATTCACTGGGGTTGGCTCCAGTGCATCTTGTTCTGCATGATTCTGCATTAGGAATTTATGCGAACTGGGTTTCGGAGAATTCGGGTGTGGTGAGGAGTGTGACGCTTGTTGATACCATGCTAGGGGCCTCGGCTTTGCCACTATGGCCACTGGGCGTCCCAGTGGTTAGGGAGGTGGTACTTGGGTTTGAGTTTGTGTTTGCAAGGCTTCTCAACTTGTGTTGTGTGCGAAAGATTCCTATTTCAGATGTGGAGGCACATAGAGTTCTTTTGAAGGGTAGGGATGGAGCTAGAGCAGTTGTTGGAACATGGAAGAAGTTGAATTCTAGCTTTGATTTGCAGGAATGGGGTGATTCGGAAGGGTTGAAAGGTTTGCCAGTGCAAGTGCTTTGGTCTAGTGGTTGGTCCAAAGAATGGAGTGAAGGGGGCCGGAAGGTTGCTGATGCGCTTCCACATGCTACATTCATCACTCATTCCGGTAGCAGATGGCCTCAG GAAGATGCAGCTGATGAGCTGGCCGAAAACATTCTTCGATTTGTGTCCTCGTTACCAAAATCTGTCAGACAAGTTGAGGAAGAGCCTGTGCCCGAGCATATCCAGAAGATGCTCGATGAAGCACAAGGCGGTGACcatcatcaccatcaccatcaccatgaTCATGGTGCCCATGGTCATGCTCATGATCATTCAGACGGTTACATGAATGCATATGGGCTTGGTCATGGGTGGGCGAGTTGA
- the LOC100259753 gene encoding aminopeptidase P2 produces the protein MRSTASSLMSPLTLSTAFSPRSSQLHPRCLHFLSHSLPIFYKFKSPHSFCPKSQNRPIFLVRNCASITAKPSSQFRKKSADSEQDEKLRSLRELFSKPGIGIDAYIIPSQDAHQSEFIAECYMRRAYISGFTGSAGTAVVTKDKAALWTDGRYFLQAEKQLSSNWILMRAGNYGVPTTSEWLNDVLAPGCRIGIDPFLFSSDAAEELKEAIAKKNHELVYLYDLNLVDEIWKESRPEPPRKPIRVHELTYAGLDVSSKLSSLRSELIDAGCSAIVVSMLDEVSWLLNLRGNDVPNSPVMYAYLIVEIDGAKLFIDDSKVSPEVMDHLKNAGIELRPYESILAEIKNLAAKGAHLWLDTSSVNAAIVNTYEAACDQYSGSLDNKRKNKSEAYGVANGQSGVPTGVYKISPILLAKAVKNQAELEGMRNSHLRDAAALAQFWSWLEEEILKGVLLTEVDVADKLLQFRSMQAGFLDTSFDTISASGANGAIIHYKPNPDSCSIVDVKKMFLLDSGAQYIDGTTDITRTVHFGEPTPRQKECFTRVLQGHIALDQAVFPENTPGFVLDAFARSFLWKIGLDYRHGTGHGVGAALNVHEGPQSISFRFGNMTPLQKGMIVSNEPGYYEDHAFGIRIENLLCVKEMDTPNRFGGIGYLGFEKLTFVPIQNELVELSLLSTAEIDWLNDYHSEVWEKVSPLLDGSARQWLWDNTRPLAKQ, from the exons ATGCGGTCAACAGCATCATCACTGATGTCTCCTCTCACCCTCTCTACGGCTTTCTCTCCTCGTTCTTCTCAGCTGCATCCCCGTTGTCTCCATTTCCTCTCTCACTCGCTTCCCATTTTCTACAAATTCAAGAGTCCCCACAGTTTCTGCCCAAAATCCCAGAACCGCCCTATTTTCCTTGTTCGAAACTGCGCTTCCATTACCGCAAAACCCTCTTCTCAGTTTCGGAAGAAATCTGCCGATTCCGAGCAGGATGAGAAGCTTCGTTCTCTGCGTGAGCTGTTCTCGAAGCCCGGAATTGGAATTGATGCGTATATTATCCCTTCCCAGGACGCCCACCAG AGTGAGTTCATTGCTGAATGTTATATGAGGAGGGCCTACATATCAGGGTTTACTGGCAGTGCTGGTACTGCTGTTGTCACAAAGGATAAAGCAGCTCTTTGGACAGATGGGCGTTATTTTCTCCAG GCAGAGAAGCAGTTAAGCTCTAATTGGATTCTTATGCGGGCTGGTAACTATGGAGTTCCTACAACCAGTGAATGGCTTAATGATGTTTTGGCTCCTGGTTGCAGAATTGGCATTGATCCT tttcttttttcttctgatGCTGCAGAGGAATTGAAAGAGGCCATTGCTAAGAAGAATCATGAATTGGTTTACCTATATGATTTAAATCTTGTGGATGAAATATGGAAAGAATCAAGGCCGGAGCCTCCAAGAAAACCAATTAGAGTGCATGAGCTGACATATGCTGGTTTAGATGTCTCATCAAAATTGTCTTCCCTGAGGTCTGAACTCATTGATGCTGGTTGTTCTGCTATTGTTGTTTCTATGCTTGATGAAGTTTCTTGGCTGTTAAACTTG AGAGGAAATGATGTTCCAAACTCACCTGTTATGTATGCATACTTAATTGTGGAGATTGATGGggcaaaattatttattgatgattcTAAAGTCAGCCCAGAAGTGATGGATCACTTGAAGAATGCAGGCATAGAGTTGAGACCATATGAATCCATTCTAGCTGAAATAAAGAA TTTGGCAGCGAAAGGGGCACACCTCTGGTTGGATACGTCCTCTGTTAATGCTGCTATTGTCAACACCTACGAGGCTGCTTGTGACCAGTATTCTGGGAGCCTTGAtaataagaggaaaaataagtCTGAGGCCTATGGAGTCGCCAATGGTCAATCTGGGGTGCCCACTGGAGTTTATAAGATTTCACCTATTTTGCTGGCGAAGGCTGTGAAAAATCAGGCTGAATTGGAAGGGATGCGCAATTCTCATCTAAG GGATGCAGCTGCTCTTGCACAGTTTTGGTCCTGGCTGGAAGAAGAAATCCTTAAGGGTGTGCTATTGACAGAGGTAGATGTTGCAGATAAACTTCTTCAATTCCGTTCTATGCAGGCTGGTTTCTTGGATACAAGCTTTGATACTATAAGTG CTTCGGGTGCAAATGGTGCCATCATACATTACAAACCAAATCCAGATAGTTGTAGCATTGTGGATGTGAAGAAAATGTTCCTATTAGACAGTGGAGCTCAATATATTGATGGAACAACCGATATAACCAGGACAGTGCATTTTGGCGAACCTACTCCACGGCAAAAAGAATGCTTCACCCGAGTTTTACAG GGTCATATAGCTCTTGATCAGGCAGTATTCCCTGAAAATACTCCTGGTTTTGTATTGGATGCATTTGCCCGGTCCTTTCTGTGGAAGATTGGACTTGATTACCGGCATG GGACTGGGCATGGTGTAGGAGCTGCATTGAATGTTCATGAAGGCCCTCAAAGTATTAGCTTTCGATTTGGAAATATGACTCCTTTACAGAAAGGCATGATTGTTAGCAATGAACCTGGCTATTATGAAGACCATGCCTTTGGTATTCGGATCGAG AATCTCCTTTGTGTTAAAGAGATGGACACCCCAAATCGTTTTGGAGGTATCGGATATTTGGGATTTGAAAAGCTCACATTTGTTCCAATTCAG AATGAATTGGTTGAGTTATCTCTACTCTCCACTGCCGAGATTGATTGGCTCAACGATTACCATTCAGAAGTCTGGGAGAAG GTATCGCCGTTACTGGATGGTTCTGCACGTCAATGGCTTTGGGATAACACACGGCCACTTGCCAAACAGTAA